From one Cardiocondyla obscurior isolate alpha-2009 linkage group LG06, Cobs3.1, whole genome shotgun sequence genomic stretch:
- the LOC139103125 gene encoding uncharacterized protein isoform X2, whose product MSFGRYMLAFLFGLLAVFLQHGARCEPANITDVVEQIQAENALAKLVKMFSKPGAFKRIDAILGENTIEASFSSCPMGEEGLECRRAEARRSVDCPRGDCFCYDCAAAGPDLWASCCRESLRCCSHLAAACRTCDHPTLYPFCAKHFKKCLT is encoded by the exons ATGTCTTTCGGCCGGTATATGCTCGCGTTTCTCTTTGGACTTCTGGCGGTTTTTctacaacacggagctcgctGCGAGCCCGCGAACATCACGGATGTCGTGGAACAGATTCAAGCGGAGAACGCACTGGCGAAGCTTGTAAAGATGTTCTCCAAACCAGGCGCGTTCAAGCGG ATCGATGCGATACTCGGGGAAAACACTATTGAGGCATCCTTCTCCAGTTGTCCCATGGGCGAGGAGGGCTTGGAGTGTCGAAGGGCGGAGGCTCGGCGATCAGTGGACTGTCCTCGAG GTGACTGTTTCTGTTACGATTGCGCCGCCGCCGGACCTGATTTGTGGGCCTCTTGTTGCCGTGAAAGCTTGAGATGCTGCTCTCATCTCGCAGCGGCTTGCAGAACGTGCGACCATCCAACATTGTATCCCTTTTGCGCGAAGCACTTCAAGAAATGCCTGACCTAA
- the LOC139103125 gene encoding uncharacterized protein isoform X1: MLNIETFCKVTLGTAGDMTVECGSAERPGSCFLVDTADRVIDRAKFCMRDDAFPRRRGRHPTRYSTSTEIDAILGENTIEASFSSCPMGEEGLECRRAEARRSVDCPRGDCFCYDCAAAGPDLWASCCRESLRCCSHLAAACRTCDHPTLYPFCAKHFKKCLT; encoded by the exons ATGTTGAATATTGAAACGTTTTGCAAAGTAACCCTGGGAACTGCTGGCGATATGACAGTGGAGTGTGGAAGTGCGGAACGACCGGGTTCCTGTTTCCTAGTTGATACCGCTGACAGAGTAATTG ATCGCGCGAAATTCTGCATGCGAGACGACGCTTTTCCACGTCGACGTGGGAGACACCCCACCAGATATTCAACGAGCACCGAG ATCGATGCGATACTCGGGGAAAACACTATTGAGGCATCCTTCTCCAGTTGTCCCATGGGCGAGGAGGGCTTGGAGTGTCGAAGGGCGGAGGCTCGGCGATCAGTGGACTGTCCTCGAG GTGACTGTTTCTGTTACGATTGCGCCGCCGCCGGACCTGATTTGTGGGCCTCTTGTTGCCGTGAAAGCTTGAGATGCTGCTCTCATCTCGCAGCGGCTTGCAGAACGTGCGACCATCCAACATTGTATCCCTTTTGCGCGAAGCACTTCAAGAAATGCCTGACCTAA
- the LOC139103123 gene encoding lysozyme c-1-like, which produces MKGSWTILFILIAITRSPVEGKIFSQCEAMKELEIAKISKTLISNWVCLMQSESRLDTTLVTGPKTASSYSYGILQINSAKWCTRGRKGNTCNKRCEDFLNDNIQDDIACAKTIFDREGFKAWKGWLNKCKNKPLPNLTHCSRKRRMATEIEKVEVEETENVPDSEMIE; this is translated from the coding sequence ATGAAGGGATCGTGGACAATCCTGTTCATCCTAATAGCTATTACCCGTTCGCCGGTGGaaggaaaaatattctcgCAATGCGAAGCTATGAAGGAGCTAGAGATAGCCAAAATTagtaaaactttaattagCAACTGGGTCTGCCTGATGCAAAGCGAAAGTAGACTCGACACGACGTTAGTAACTGGCCCGAAAACAGCCTCTAGTTATTCTTATGGCATCTTACAAATTAATAGTGCCAAGTGGTGCACTAGAGGACGTAAAGGTAATACCTGTAATAAACGCTGCGAGGACTTCCTGAACGATAATATACAGGATGATATCGCATGCGCCAAGACCATCTTTGACCGGGAAGGATTCAAGGCATGGAAAGGATGGTTAAATAAGTGCAAAAATAAACCGCTTCCCAATCTCACTCACTGTTCACGAAAGAGAAGGATGGCAACTGAAATCGAAAAGGTCGAGGTCGAAGAGACGGAGAACGTTCCCGATTCTGAAATGATAGAATAA
- the Chsy gene encoding chondroitin sulfate synthase 1 produces MGEVTHHPVMRKRRGVGSAFLGLFVGLILGFLILSYRLIVFHQQQQISVWTSMPALRSSPKTSAQNVPWLKDDERNSSSMSNLVFVGVMTAQKYLDTRAKAVYETWGKELPGKIVFFSSESSTVPENCPDLPLVPLPRVDDTYPPQKKSFMMLQYMWSNFGDRFEWFLRADDDVYVRTDRLETLLRSVDSRRAMYIGQAGRGNSEEFGLLSLEYDENFCMGGPGVVLSRETLKRIVPHIKYCLRNLYTTHEDVELGRCVKKYAGIPCTWSYEMQSILYHNSSGIQAFTGNLKKKEVHRAITLHPVKSPPHMYRLHNYMRGLRVQDLQQERTRLHRDIYTMAQELGVGLETLKNHEIATGVRLFPVDSNSEDYPGDTDVLGVPASLRSFKPATSDEVIPWDFLLKLEYSLTDSNPRRRIHSDIKEGLEDITREVMASINSYSRQRGRVVEERSALYGYRRVNSYGADTILDLLLVYRKYRGRKVTLPVRRHVYLHQHFTGLEMRETVNGIQVQPWQKSDRSIDNLLYRGFLNFNFDSQKEDPVQSKVINFILPLSGRYEVFQRFLQNYEDICLATGEKTSLLVVLYQHKNENTFNKTIDLIEQFKYKYRSASIEVLPVSGEFSRARALDLGASKMRADDLMLFIDVDIVFTGSALNRIRLNTLLGRRIYFPIVFSQYDPKIDYGNARTQDKFAINEISGHWRQYGFGIVSLYKSDYRTVGGLDLSIQGWGKEDVEFFEKVVKSNLDIFRAADRHFVHVYHEIECSKELSSRQFSMCIGSKVDTYAGVETLANMIYGNPDILRFAKEKRQRRTNPAG; encoded by the exons ATGGGAGAGGTGACACATCACCCAGTGATGCGTAAACGGCGTGGAGTTGGCAGCGCCTTCCTGGGCCTCTTTGTAGGCCTGATCCTGGGTTTTCTGATCCTCAGCTACCGTCTGATCGTCTTCCATCAGCAGCAACAGATCTCCGTTTGGACCTCCATGCCCGCTTTACGGTCATCGCCGAAAACATCAGCACAAAACGTGCCGTGGCTAAAAGATGACGAGCGAAACAGTAGCTCTATGTCAAATTTGGTATTCGTAGGTGTGATGACGGCTCAAAAGTATTTGGACACGAGAGCCAAAGCCGTTTACGAGACGTGGGGCAAGGAATTACCTGGTAAGATTGTCTTCTTTTCGTCGGAGTCTTCAACAGTGCCTGAAAACTGTCCGGATTTACCTTTGGTGCCACTTCCGCGAGTCGACGACACCTATCCGCCGCAAAAAAAATCCTTCATGATGCTGCAGTATATGTGGAGCAAtttcggcgatcgtttcgagtgGTTCTTGAGAGCGGACGACGACGTTTACGTAAGGACAGATCGATTGGAGACGTTGCTGAGATCCGTCGATTCCAGAAGGGCGATGTACATCGGACAAGCCGGCAGAGGAAACTCGGAAGAGTTTGGACTGTTATCATTGGAATATGATGAAAACTTCTGCATGGGTGGTCCGGGAGTGGTGTTATCCAGGGAAACACTGAAAAGAATAGTGCCACACATTAAATATTGCCTGCGTAACTTGTATACTACGCACGAGGACGTAGAGCTAGGAAGATGCGTGAAAAAGTACGCTGGAATTCCCTGCACTTGGAGCTACGAg ATGCAGTCGATTCTTTATCACAACAGCAGTGGAATCCAGGCGTTCACCGGAAATCTCAAGAAGAAAGAAGTTCATCGTGCCATCACTTTGCATCCTGTGAAAAGTCCGCCTCACATGTACAGGCTGCACAATTACATGAGG GGACTGCGAGTACAAGACCTGCAGCAAGAAAGGACCCGTTTACACAGGGACATTTACACGATGGCCCAGGAATTAGGAGTGGGCCTTGAAACGCTGAAGAACCACGAAATAGCGACAGGCGTGCGTCTTTTTCCGGTCGATTCTAATTCCGAAGATTACCCTGGCGACACGGACGTACTGG GTGTACCAGCAAGTCTTCGTTCGTTCAAACCGGCGACGAGTGACGAAGTGATTCCGTGGGACTTTCTTTTGAAATTGGAATACAGTTTGACCGATTCTAATCCCAGGCGACGTATTCACAGCGACATCAAAGAAGGCCTAGAAGACATCACCCGGGAGGTCATGGCTTCTATTAATTCCTATTCAAGACAGCGGGGCCGCGTTGTTGAAGAACGGTCCGCTCTTTATGGATACAGGCGGGTGAATTCTTATGGGGCTGACACAATATTAGATCTTCTGTTAGTCTATCGAAAATATCGAGGCAGAAAGGTTACTCTTCCCGTCAGAAGACACGTTTATCTCCATCAACATTTTACCG GATTAGAGATGCGCGAGACAGTGAACGGCATTCAAGTCCAACCTTGGCAAAAATCAGACAGATCTATCGACAATTTACTTTACCGTGGCTTCttgaatttcaattttgaCTCTCAAAAGGAAGATCCGGTGCAGAGTAAAGTCATCAACTTCATTCTACCTCTGTCGGGCCGCTATGAAGTGTTTCAAAGATTCCTTCAGAACTACGAAGACATCTGTTTGGCCACCGGCGAGAAAACGTCTTTGCTTGTTGTACTCTATCAACATAAAAACGAGAATACCTTCAATAAAACGATAGATCTGATCGAACAGTTCAAGTACAAATATCGCAGTGCCAGTATAGAAGTTTTACCGGTCTCCGGGGAATTTTCCAGAGCTCGAGCCCTGGATTTGGGCGCTTCTAAGATGCGCGCCGATGATTTGATGCTGTTCATCGACGTGGACATCGTATTCACGGGTTCAGCGCTGAACAGGATACGTTTGAATACGCTGTTAGGCCGAAGAATATACTTTCCGATAGTTTTCAGCCAATACGATCCCAAAATCGATTACGGCAATGCCAGAACGCAGGACAAGTTCGCTATAAATGAGATCTCTGGACATTGGAGGCAGTACGGCTTCGGAATCGTTTCCTTGTACAAAAGCGATTATCGTACTGTGGGCGGTCTGGATCTCTCGATTCAGGGCTGGGGTAAAGAAGACGTGGAATTCTTTGAAAAAGTAGTAAAGTCTAACCTTGATATCTTTAGAGCGGCAGATAGACACTTTGTACATGTGTACCATGAGATAGAATGCAGTAAGGAGCTTTCTAGCCGTCAATTCTCCATGTGCATAGGATCCAAAGTTGACACGTATGCTGGAGTCGAAACTTTGGCCAATATGATTTACGGTAACCCGGATATATTGCGTTTTGCCAAAGAAAAGAGACAGAGGAGAACGAATCCTGCTGGTTAA